The Betaproteobacteria bacterium genome includes a region encoding these proteins:
- a CDS encoding aconitate hydratase — protein MAARVYENLARNGPIVHRRLRRPFTLAEKILFGHLDDPAGQALVPGKSYLALRPDRVAFQDVLGQSGLLQFMQTGRGRVAVATSIHCDHLIQARNEGMRDLAESLAENAEVYDFLRSAARKYGADFWEPGAGIIHQVVLENYAFPGALIIGTDSHTPNGGGLGACAVGVGGAEAVEAIAGLPWELLYPRRIAVYLTGQLAGWTAPKDVILHLAGILTVSGATNAILEYIGPGARTISATGKATIANMGAEVGATTSVFPADERMAAYLRATDRADIVPLMEQYRQWLTPDPEVESDPERHYDRVIRIDLSALEPHVVGPHSPDRARPISALAKEVASAGSGFVDPISAALIGSCTNSSYEDMSRAASVARQAKQHGLEARVPFLVTPGSERVRATIERDGQMQALEAIGGSVLANACGPCIGQWRRSATAAPNTIVTSFNRNFPARNDGQAATMNFIASPEIVTALALAGRLSFNPLVDALAGADGPFRLTPPEPAPEVPPQGFARTRAACIAPPADGSSVVLRIDPASERIQALQPWPAWDGGDFLAMPVLVKARGKTTTDHISPAGPWLRLRGHLDRFSDNLLLGAINAFSGEAGKTCNIVTGQVALVAAVARDYRARGVRWVIVGDANYGEGSSREHAALSPRLLGGVAVIARSFARIHESNLKKQGLLALTFRDPGDYERIGENDRIDLVGLEAMAPGQPVACRLCHADGSTEVLLLDHTFSSAQLEWFRAGSALNTAARRTPAEAVAAPRPTA, from the coding sequence ATGGCTGCGCGGGTGTACGAGAACCTGGCACGCAACGGTCCAATCGTTCACCGCCGTTTGCGGCGGCCGTTCACATTGGCCGAGAAGATCCTGTTCGGTCACCTCGACGATCCGGCTGGGCAGGCGCTCGTGCCGGGGAAGAGCTATCTCGCGCTGCGACCCGATCGCGTGGCGTTCCAGGACGTGCTCGGCCAGAGCGGCCTGCTGCAGTTCATGCAGACCGGGCGTGGGCGCGTCGCCGTTGCCACCTCCATCCATTGCGATCACCTGATCCAGGCGCGCAACGAAGGCATGCGCGACCTCGCCGAGTCGCTCGCGGAGAACGCCGAGGTGTACGATTTCCTGCGTTCGGCGGCGCGCAAGTACGGCGCGGACTTCTGGGAGCCGGGCGCCGGCATCATCCACCAGGTGGTGCTGGAGAACTATGCCTTTCCCGGTGCTCTCATCATCGGCACCGATTCGCACACGCCCAACGGCGGCGGGCTCGGTGCCTGCGCGGTAGGGGTGGGCGGCGCAGAGGCGGTCGAAGCGATCGCCGGGTTGCCGTGGGAGCTGCTGTATCCCAGGCGCATCGCGGTCTATCTCACCGGGCAGCTCGCCGGCTGGACCGCGCCGAAGGACGTCATCCTGCATCTCGCCGGCATCCTGACCGTTTCCGGTGCGACCAACGCCATCCTCGAATACATCGGGCCCGGTGCGCGCACGATCAGCGCGACCGGCAAGGCGACCATCGCCAACATGGGTGCCGAGGTCGGTGCGACCACATCGGTCTTCCCGGCCGACGAGCGCATGGCCGCGTACCTGCGTGCAACCGATCGCGCCGACATCGTGCCTCTGATGGAGCAGTACCGGCAGTGGCTCACGCCCGATCCCGAGGTGGAGTCCGATCCCGAACGCCACTACGATCGCGTGATCCGGATCGACCTGTCGGCGCTCGAGCCGCACGTCGTCGGCCCGCATTCGCCCGATCGGGCGCGGCCGATCTCGGCGCTGGCAAAGGAAGTGGCGAGCGCGGGCTCGGGCTTCGTCGACCCGATCTCGGCCGCGCTCATCGGCAGCTGCACCAACTCGTCGTACGAAGACATGAGCCGCGCTGCGAGCGTGGCGCGTCAGGCGAAACAGCATGGCCTCGAAGCGCGGGTTCCGTTTCTCGTTACGCCGGGGTCGGAGCGGGTGCGCGCAACCATCGAGCGCGACGGCCAGATGCAGGCGCTGGAAGCCATCGGCGGCAGCGTGCTGGCGAACGCCTGCGGCCCTTGCATCGGGCAGTGGCGGCGTTCCGCAACAGCGGCGCCGAACACGATCGTCACGTCGTTCAATCGCAATTTCCCGGCGCGCAACGACGGGCAGGCCGCCACGATGAACTTCATCGCAAGCCCGGAAATCGTGACCGCACTGGCGCTCGCGGGCCGCTTGTCGTTCAACCCGCTCGTCGACGCGCTTGCGGGTGCCGACGGTCCGTTTCGCCTGACGCCTCCAGAGCCGGCGCCCGAAGTGCCGCCGCAGGGCTTCGCCCGGACGCGTGCCGCTTGCATCGCGCCACCGGCGGATGGCAGCTCGGTGGTGCTGCGGATCGATCCCGCCAGCGAGCGGATTCAGGCGCTGCAGCCCTGGCCGGCGTGGGACGGCGGCGATTTCCTCGCCATGCCGGTGCTCGTCAAGGCTCGCGGCAAGACGACGACCGACCACATCTCGCCGGCCGGACCGTGGCTCAGGTTGCGCGGCCATCTCGATCGCTTCAGCGACAACCTGCTGCTCGGTGCCATCAATGCGTTCAGCGGCGAGGCGGGCAAGACGTGCAACATCGTGACGGGACAGGTCGCGCTCGTCGCGGCGGTCGCGCGCGATTATCGTGCGCGCGGCGTGCGCTGGGTCATCGTCGGGGATGCCAATTACGGCGAGGGCAGCAGCCGCGAGCACGCTGCATTGTCACCGCGCCTGCTCGGTGGGGTGGCCGTGATCGCGCGCAGCTTCGCGCGTATCCATGAGTCGAACCTGAAGAAGCAGGGCCTGCTCGCGCTCACCTTCCGCGATCCCGGCGACTACGAGCGCATTGGCGAGAACGATCGCATCGATCTCGTCGGCCTGGAGGCGATGGCGCCCGGACAGCCGGTCGCATGCCGCTTGTGCCACGCCGACGGCAGTACCGAGGTGCTGCTGCTCGATCACACCTTCAGCAGCGCGCAGCTCGAATGGTTCCGTGCGGGATCGGCATTGAATACGGCGGCAAGACGCACGCCTGCAGAGGCAGTCGCAGCACCCCGACCAACCGCATGA
- a CDS encoding N-carbamoyl-D-amino-acid hydrolase has translation MRGLRFAASPHRRRFAMARRLKIAAAQLGALHRADSREAAVKRLIALMREAHGQGARFVVFPELALTTFFPRWWMPDQEEVDRGFFEPSMPSPLTQPLFDEGKRLGIGYYLGYAELANLDGRLRRFNTSILVGPDGSIVGKYRKVHLPGHADHKPQAAFQHLEKKYFEVGDLGFRVWRFLDTITGMLICNDRRWPEAFRVLALQGAEIVALGFNTPSENLHYPEPPALRVHHHLVMAQSMAFQNATWLVETAKCGVEDGFRMFGHSLIVAPTGEIAAKSTTEDDEVICFNCDIDLAQNLKRTMFDFAAHRRPEHYRLIVERVGAEVTPAN, from the coding sequence ATGCGCGGTTTGCGTTTCGCGGCTTCACCCCACCGGAGGAGATTCGCCATGGCCCGCCGCCTGAAGATTGCCGCAGCCCAGCTCGGAGCGCTGCATCGCGCCGATTCGCGCGAGGCGGCGGTCAAACGTCTGATCGCGCTCATGCGCGAGGCCCACGGACAGGGCGCCCGCTTCGTCGTGTTTCCCGAGCTTGCGCTGACGACGTTCTTTCCGCGCTGGTGGATGCCGGACCAGGAAGAAGTCGACCGTGGCTTCTTCGAGCCCTCGATGCCTTCGCCGCTCACGCAGCCGCTGTTCGACGAAGGCAAGCGTCTCGGCATCGGCTACTACCTCGGCTACGCCGAGCTCGCGAATCTGGATGGACGCCTGCGGCGTTTCAATACATCCATCCTGGTCGGCCCCGACGGCAGCATCGTCGGCAAGTACCGCAAGGTGCATTTGCCGGGCCACGCCGACCACAAGCCGCAGGCGGCATTTCAGCACCTGGAGAAGAAATACTTCGAGGTGGGCGATCTCGGCTTCCGGGTCTGGCGCTTCCTCGACACGATCACGGGGATGCTGATCTGCAACGACCGGCGCTGGCCGGAAGCGTTTCGCGTGCTGGCGTTGCAGGGCGCCGAGATCGTGGCGCTGGGCTTCAACACACCGTCCGAGAACCTGCACTATCCCGAGCCGCCGGCGCTGCGCGTCCATCATCATCTCGTCATGGCGCAATCGATGGCGTTCCAGAACGCGACTTGGCTGGTCGAGACGGCCAAGTGCGGCGTCGAGGACGGCTTTCGGATGTTCGGCCATTCGCTCATCGTCGCGCCGACCGGGGAGATCGCCGCCAAGAGCACGACCGAGGACGACGAGGTCATCTGCTTCAACTGCGACATCGATCTGGCGCAGAACCTCAAGCGCACGATGTTCGACTTCGCCGCCCACCGCCGTCCGGAGCACTACCGGCTGATCGTCGAGCGCGTGGGGGCGGAAGTCACGCCCGCGAACTAG
- a CDS encoding amidohydrolase family protein produces the protein MAMAMALDLIVRNARLARATDADPLQDIGIEGGAIVAVAPRLAAHGPEYDARGKLVSPGLIESHFHLDKAMTVERVPYQPDRMARDHMKRTASIKHTFTHEDTYARASATLDQCLLHGVTHMRTQVEVDPNVGLIGFEVVEQLRKDYAWAIDIQPCVFLQEGWTEVPGADENLVACLERGAPVIGGGIRYDKDGPGQIRRVFELAQRYAIDVDFHLDGGHEIDELDHPQVCEITDRIGWQGRVAFGHGSKFSCMPVKQQAEVGKRLARSGVSLAVLPATDLFNGGRHMEHSVMRAVTDANTLIENGANCTLSTNNVLNAFTPYGDCSLTRIANLYANVVQRYGSKDLSACFEMITERAAQLMRLGDYGLEPGKAADLVVWDETSPADSIAKCALPLAGFKRGRRIFTRQSPHLHRPG, from the coding sequence ATGGCAATGGCCATGGCACTGGACCTGATCGTTCGCAACGCCCGGCTGGCTCGCGCCACGGACGCGGACCCGCTGCAGGACATCGGCATCGAAGGCGGCGCGATCGTCGCGGTGGCGCCTCGCCTCGCCGCCCACGGCCCGGAATACGACGCCCGTGGCAAGCTGGTGTCACCGGGCCTGATCGAGAGCCACTTCCACCTCGACAAGGCGATGACCGTCGAGCGCGTGCCCTACCAGCCCGATCGCATGGCGCGCGATCACATGAAGCGCACCGCCTCGATCAAGCACACGTTCACGCACGAAGACACCTACGCGCGTGCCTCGGCGACGCTCGACCAATGCCTGCTGCACGGGGTCACGCACATGCGCACCCAGGTCGAAGTCGATCCCAACGTGGGGCTCATCGGCTTCGAGGTGGTCGAGCAGCTGCGCAAGGACTACGCCTGGGCGATCGACATCCAGCCCTGCGTGTTCCTGCAGGAAGGCTGGACCGAGGTGCCCGGCGCCGACGAGAACCTGGTCGCCTGCCTCGAGCGCGGCGCGCCCGTGATCGGCGGCGGCATCCGCTACGACAAGGACGGGCCGGGCCAGATCCGGCGTGTGTTCGAGCTCGCCCAGCGCTACGCCATCGATGTCGATTTTCACCTCGATGGCGGGCACGAGATCGACGAGCTCGATCATCCGCAAGTATGCGAGATCACCGATCGCATCGGCTGGCAGGGCCGAGTGGCATTCGGCCACGGCTCCAAGTTCTCCTGCATGCCGGTGAAGCAGCAGGCCGAGGTCGGCAAGCGGCTCGCGCGCTCGGGCGTGTCGCTCGCGGTTTTGCCCGCGACCGATCTTTTCAACGGCGGGCGCCACATGGAACATAGCGTCATGCGTGCGGTCACCGATGCCAACACCCTGATCGAGAACGGCGCCAACTGCACGTTATCGACCAATAACGTGCTCAACGCCTTCACGCCCTACGGCGACTGCTCGCTTACGCGCATCGCCAATCTCTATGCCAACGTCGTCCAGCGCTACGGATCGAAGGATCTTTCTGCCTGCTTCGAGATGATCACCGAGCGGGCCGCGCAGCTCATGCGACTCGGTGATTACGGTCTCGAACCGGGCAAGGCGGCCGACCTGGTGGTATGGGACGAAACCTCGCCCGCCGATAGCATCGCGAAGTGCGCACTGCCGCTCGCGGGGTTCAAGCGCGGCCGGCGTATCTTCACTCGACAATCGCCGCACCTGCATCGGCCTGGATAA